The DNA window ACAGAATTCGATTTCAGATAAAATGTCCCCTAGCCCATTTCCTTCCCCTTTGTTTGGGGGAAACAAAGGCACCCTTCAGCCCCAGTAGAGAGTGGTCATCCAtgctgaaaagagaaagaagaaagagggagataGGGCAAAGTGGTATGATGTGGAGACAAAACTGACAAGGAAGAGAGACGAGAGAGAGCGGAAGGGGGACGTTTTGGGGGGCGCAGAGGGCGCACAAAGCTGAGATAGACCACCGAGCCGGCAATGAGATAAAGAAACTAGCTGGTGCGGGgcggtggcggggtggggggtatGTGGAGAGTTGAAGATGGAGAGACAGCGAGGAATCCTACCGCCGATGACGGGGAAGGGGTTGGAGGGGAGTGTGGACAGCCCGACGGAGTTAAGGGGTCTCTGGTCGGTGCATGGATCGTGCAGAGGGTCCAGCACGGCCCCCTCGCTTCTCTGCTGCTTCCCCATCCTCCCCGCTGGAGGCAGGGGGGAGCCCTCCGGAGCGTGGCGGAGGCAGCCaggccccgcccgccgccgccgccgcggcagCCGCCGGAGGATTCCTGTCCTAATATGGAGCTGGGAttcccccggccccgcccccgcccccggcccgcggGGAGACGGAGGCTTGCACTCgagcggggggggggtggggggatatgCGGGTGGTGGCGGGGGGAGCCGCTGGCTTTGGGGGCTGGCAATGGGGGAAGGGATACCTTGGTGTAGACCCAGATCCTCACCAGGCCCTGGGACCCTGCCTCACTTTCCCCGTCAGTGGCTGAGGTTAATTAGTTGACAGAGAAACGAAGAGTCACTGCCGACTGCGGCGTTGGTGCAGGTGTTCCTATTCTTGGCTGTGGGAAAGTAGAACCAAGGCCAGATTCAGCTGGTTCCTCTCCCTCAGGACCTCAGGACCCTTTTCCCACCCATCCTAGGGACTtagaaccacccccccccccagactCCCCCTGCTAAATTAGCAAGGCCCGGGTTTggaaaggggggaggaggagatttGTTCTTTGAAAGTGACTAAGGGAATCCCGGATTGAGTAATCCCTAGAGAGAAACCCCAGCTGCGACCTATCCCACAGAGGCCAAGGAAggtccttctccccacccccatccccccgccccagACGAACTTGACCTTTGGCAAATAGGGAGGGGGGATTTGTGTACGACCCtgctcttcccctttcctttatCTCTTCAGAAATATCATTGTCAGAAtcagcccctcctgccctctaCAGACTCTCCTGCCAGGGGCTTCAGACCGCCCCAACCCTTGCCCTGTCCCTTCCCTCAGCTGAATACGTTAGGATACCTGGGTCCCTGCACCCCCTTTCAGGCCTTCCTAAAGCAGCGCCTGCCTCTCGGCGCAGCTGCCACCAGCCGCGGCCCCCTCCGCAGCCTGcgttctccccctccccccggcacCCCTCCCGCTCTCGTTCTACGTCATGGGATGACGTCGGaagcctgggagggaggaggagcgcgccccccccaaccccagccagcAGCTCCCGCTGCAGCTTGCTTAGCCCAGCCTCCCGCCCCCCCTTTCTCTAAAGCGAGCCCCCCACGCCTGACAGGAGCTATATAAGGCGGAACAAGGCAGGCGAGGGGGGCAGCGCAACCGAGCGGAGCccaggagaggagacagagagagaaagagcctgaGCGAGAGACGGGGAAGCAAGGAGGAAGCCACCGGTGCGTCGGGACAGGAACGCAGGTGTTCGGAGCGCCCGAGCTGGAGCTCCGCAGCCGCTAGTCATGTATCGCTCCACCAAGGGCGCCTCCAAGGCGCGCCGCGACCAGATCAACGCTGAGATCCGGAACCTCAAGGAGCTGCTGCCGCTGGCTGAAGCGGACAAGGTCCGGCTGTCCTACCTGCACATTATGAGTCTTGCCTGCATCTACACTCGCAAGGGCGTCTTCTTCGCTGGAGGTGAGCAAACTGGGGCGGAGACACGAGCTGGCGCGCGCCGGGGAGAGTGAAGCAGAGGGAACCCACTGGGACTGCCGCAGGTCTAGGGCAGCGTGTCGGCGAGCTGGGGTGAGAAGGAACTAGGAGAACTCAGGAATTCCCACTTTTCCTCCTGAGTTCTGTCCAAACCTCACCTTAGTTCTGAATGAGGATTAGAGAGCCTGGATAGTGTCCCTGGTGCCAGACTTATGGGAGGAGGAGAGCCAGGACAGAATGGCCCCAGTCCCCACCAGCGCAGAGGCGCTCCGGGGAGCCAGGGAAGGGAAGTCCGGGAAGTTACAGGGACGGAGCCGCCAAAGCCTGGGGAAGCACAGACGCTGTTCACGATACTGGAAGGGCTCTTCTGCAGCCGGTGGAGCGCTGCCCGCGGTGCTGACAGCACCACCGGGTAGCAAGGCGCTGCCCGCGGTGCTGAACGCTCGGTCGGCTTTGGAGCGCTGTCCGTGGTCCTGAAACACAGACCCGCCAAAGCCCCAGCCCCGACTTAGAAGTCGAAGGGCTCGCTGGCTGGAGAGATCCAGCAACAGGTTCCCTGGGCAAGAGCTGCGGGCAGCAGGTCAACAGGTGTGTGCAGAAGCAGGTCCATGAGGAATTCCTCAGAATTTTCTGAAACCCAGTCCATGTCTTTCTCACTTCTGTTTTGCTTCCCAGTCTTACTCCTGACTCACCCTATCTTCTCACTCTGCAGGCACTCCTCTGGCGGGCCCCACAGGGCTTCTCTCAGCTCAAGAGCTTGAAGACATAGTGGCAGCACTACCTGGATTCCTGCTTGTATTCACGGCGGAGGGGAAGCTGCTATATCTCTCTGAGAGTGTGAGCGAGCATCTGGGCCACTCCATGGTGAGTGCTGAGGATCCTTTCAGCTTGGACTGCAGCACAGATGGGAACACAATGAGTTTTCCACTTTTGAGAATCTGAGAATTACTGGGGAGGAAGTTATAGCCTACAAGATGCTATGTGCCAAGGATTGGCTCTTGCTGCCTTCATTAATGGTCATCTCTCCTTTACCTTTCTCCAGGTGGACCTGGTTGCCCAGGGTGACAGTATCTACGACATCATTGACCCAGCTGACCACCTAACTGTGCGCCAGCAACTCACCCTGCCCTCTGCTCTGGATAATGGTGAgaactcctttctcctttcctcaatCCAATATGCCTCCTGCTGCCCTGATCCTTCGCATTTGCCATCTCTCTCAGCCATTCACTCTCTTACCAGTTTTTCTCTTCACTCACCTAGATCGCCTCTTCCGCTGTCGCTTCAACACCTCCAAGTCCCTCAGGCGCCAGAGTGCAGGCAACAAACTGGTGCTTATTCGAGGCCGATTCCACGCTCACCCACCTGGGGCCTACTGGGCAGGAAATCCTGTGTTCACAGCTTTCTGTGCTCCACTGGAGACAAGACCCcgtcctggccctggccctggtccTGGTCCTGGCCCTGTCTCACTTTTCTTGGCCATGTTCCACAGCCATCACGCTAAGGACCTGGCCCTTCTGGACATCTCAGAGAGGTAAGCCCAGAGTGTTCAGACCCCAGGGAAAAGGCATGTCAGAGGTGAGGGGACCCTAGATTCTGGAGTCAGGGACAGGGAGGATGGGATCTAAGGGTGCAGAAGACCTGGGAGGGAGTGAGATGCCTGGGTATCAAGCAGGGAAAACAGAAAGCTGACCTCATCCTTTCCACCTTCCCAGTGTCCTAATCTACCTGGGCTTTGAGCGCAGTGAACTGCTCTGTAAATCATGGTATGGACTGCTGCACCCTGAGGACCTGGGCCACGCTTCTGCTCAACACTACCGCCTGTGTGAGTGTCCAGAGAGGCTGAGGACAAGACAGGGAGTTGGGAAAGGGCATGGGAAACCTGACCAAGAAAGGCTGTGATCAAGACTGATGTTGGGGAGATATCAGAGGCTAACAGTTTTGGATGCTATAGGGTGAACACTAGGGTAAGGAGTCAAGGTGAGAATAGAATCAGAACTGGGGGACTCTGAGTGGTGAGGTCAAAGTGGGGAGTTGAATGGTGCAGGTTAGGGTAGTCAGAAAAGAGGATGTCATGAATATCCCAATTCAGTGGAGAGGTCAGCGAGGGGGGAGTATAGGTGGTGCTGTCTGATGGGCGTCCTAACTCTGCATCTCTTCTTTCCCCTCAGTGGCTGAGAGTGGAGATATTCAAGCAGAGATGGTGGTGAGACTGCTGGCCAAGCCTGGAGGCTGGGCGTGGATTTATTGCCTTTTATATTCAGAAGGTCCGGAGGGTCCCATTACTGCCAATAACTACCCAATCAGGTGAGCTGCAAGCCAGGGGCCTGGGAGGCAGCTGAGGTGGACATGGAGGAGATAAAAATCAGAGAACTTCTCTGGGAATGGACACCACACCCTTACCGgctgcctcttctctcctctccagtgATACAGAAGCCTGGAGCCTCCGCCAGCAGTTAAACTCTGAAGAAACCCAGGCAGCCTATGTCCTGGGCACCCCGACCATGCTGCCCTCATTCCCGGAGAACATCCTCTCCCAGGAACAATGCTCTGGCCCTAATCCACTCTTCACCATGGGGCCTCCCCGAAGCACCAATTTCCCCAGTGCTCCTGAGCTGGGTGCTGTCTCAACACCAGAAGAGCTTCCCCGACCCCCCAAAGAGCTTGGCTTCAGTTACCTGACATTCCCATCTGGCCCTGAGCCTTCTCTTCAAGCAGACCTGAGCAAGGATCTTGTGTGCACCCCACCCTACACGCCCCACCAGCCGGGAGGCTGTGCCTTCCTCTTCAGCCTCCATGAGCCCTTCCAGACCCACCTGCCCACTCCATCCAGCTCTCTCCAAGAACAGCTGACTCCAAGCACTGTGACCTTCTCTGATCAATTGACGCCCAGCAGTGCAACTTTCCCAGATCCGCTGACTAGCCCACTACAAGGCCAACTGACTGAAACCTCAGCCAGAAGCTATGAAGATCCTTGCACCTCCACTTTCCCAGATCAGCTGCTTCCCAGCACTGCcaccttcccagagcctctgaaCAGCCCTGCCCATGAGCAGGTGAATTCTCCAAGCACAGCATTCCAAGCACACCTGAACAGCCCCAGCCAAACTTTCCCAGAGCAACTGAGCCCCAATCCCACCAAGACTTACTTCGCCCAGGAGGGATGCAGTTTTCTCTATGAGAAGTTGCCCCCAAGTCCTAGCAGCCCTGGTAATGGGGACTGCACACTCCTGGCCCTAGCCCAGCTCCGGGGCCCCCTTTCTGTGGATGTCCCCCTGGTGCCCGAAGGCCTGCTTACACCTGAGGCCTCTCCAGTCAAGCAGAGTTTCTTCCACTATTCTGAGAAGGAGCAGAATGAGATAGACCGTCTCATCCAGCAGATCAGCCAGTTGGCTCAGGGCATGGAC is part of the Balaenoptera musculus isolate JJ_BM4_2016_0621 chromosome 8, mBalMus1.pri.v3, whole genome shotgun sequence genome and encodes:
- the NPAS4 gene encoding neuronal PAS domain-containing protein 4 — translated: MYRSTKGASKARRDQINAEIRNLKELLPLAEADKVRLSYLHIMSLACIYTRKGVFFAGGTPLAGPTGLLSAQELEDIVAALPGFLLVFTAEGKLLYLSESVSEHLGHSMVDLVAQGDSIYDIIDPADHLTVRQQLTLPSALDNDRLFRCRFNTSKSLRRQSAGNKLVLIRGRFHAHPPGAYWAGNPVFTAFCAPLETRPRPGPGPGPGPGPVSLFLAMFHSHHAKDLALLDISESVLIYLGFERSELLCKSWYGLLHPEDLGHASAQHYRLLAESGDIQAEMVVRLLAKPGGWAWIYCLLYSEGPEGPITANNYPISDTEAWSLRQQLNSEETQAAYVLGTPTMLPSFPENILSQEQCSGPNPLFTMGPPRSTNFPSAPELGAVSTPEELPRPPKELGFSYLTFPSGPEPSLQADLSKDLVCTPPYTPHQPGGCAFLFSLHEPFQTHLPTPSSSLQEQLTPSTVTFSDQLTPSSATFPDPLTSPLQGQLTETSARSYEDPCTSTFPDQLLPSTATFPEPLNSPAHEQVNSPSTAFQAHLNSPSQTFPEQLSPNPTKTYFAQEGCSFLYEKLPPSPSSPGNGDCTLLALAQLRGPLSVDVPLVPEGLLTPEASPVKQSFFHYSEKEQNEIDRLIQQISQLAQGMDRPFSAEAGTGGLEPLGGLEPLDANLSLAGAGPPVLSLDLKPWKCQDLDFLADPDIFLEETPVEDIFMDLSTPDPNGEWSAEDPEAAVPGGAPSPCNNLSPEDSSFLEDLATYETAFETGVSAFPYDGFTDELHQLQSQVQDSFHEDGSGGEPTF